One region of Miscanthus floridulus cultivar M001 chromosome 19, ASM1932011v1, whole genome shotgun sequence genomic DNA includes:
- the LOC136527454 gene encoding phospholipase D alpha 2-like: MAHRLLHGTLDATILEADHLTNPTRATGGAPGIFRKFVEGFEESLGLGQGSTRLYATVDLGRARVGRTRVITGDPVNPRWYEAFHIYCAHFASDVVFSVKAAQPIGATLIGRAYLPIRDLIAGQEIERSLDILDASKKRLPHGPKIRVRLRFQDVAADRRGWGRGVGGARYPGVPYTFFSQRPGCRVTLYQDAHTPDAFAPRIPLAGGRLYEPGRCWEDVFDAISNARHLIYITGWSVYTEITLLRDANRPRPGGDATLGELLKRKASEGVRVLMLVWDDRTSVESLGMKWGFMSTHDAETAEYFRGSDVHCVLCPRNPDAGSSAVMGAQIAYMITHHQKIVVVDHEMPKRHSDRRRILSFVGGLDLCDGRYDTQFHSLFRTLDTAHHKDFHQPNLAGASINNGGPREPWHDIHSKIEGPAAWDVLYNFEQRWRKQGGSIDLLVDLKAMADLIIPPSPVMFPEDQETWNVQLFRSIDGGACYGFPSTPEAAAQSGLVSGKNNVLDRSIQDAYIHAIRHAKHFIYIENQYFLGSSFGWKADGIKPEEIEALHLIPRELSLKIVSKIEAGEHFAVYVVLPMWPEGPPAGGSVQAILDWQRRTMDMMYNDISVALEAKRIDRNPRDYLTFFCLGNREVKMSGEYEPSGRPLDGTDYARAQNARRFMIYVHSKMMIVDDEYIIVGSANINQRSMDGGRDSEIAMGAYQPCHLNTKGQVARGQVHGFRMSLWYEHLGMLHDDFLNPGSLECIQRVNQMADKYWDLYASDSLDADLPGHLLRYPVTVTKEGMVTELPGAKFFPDTQALVLGALSKFPPFLTT; this comes from the exons ATGGCGCACCGGCTGCTGCACGGCACTCTCGATGCGACCATCCTGGAGGCCGACCACCTCACCAACCCCACCCGCGCCACCGGCGGCGCCCCCGGGATCTTCCGCAAG TTCGTGGAGGGGTTCGAGGAGTCGCTCGGCCTCGGCCAGGGCTCCACGCGGCTGTACGCGACGGTGGACCTCGGCCGGGCGCGCGTGGGCCGGACGCGGGTCATCACCGGCGACCCCGTGAACCCGCGCTGGTACGAGGCGTTCCACATCTACTGCGCCCACTTCGCCTCCGACGTCGTCTTCTCCGTCAAGGCAGCGCAGCCCATCGGCGCCACGCTCATCGGCCGCGCCTACCTCCCCATCCGGGACCTCATCGCGGGCCAGGAGATCGAGCGGTCGCTCGACATCCTCGACGCCAGCAAGAAGCGGCTCCCGCACGGGCCCAAGATACGCGTGCGCCTGCGGTTCCAGGACGTGGCCGCTGACCGCCGCGGGTGGGGCCGGGGCGTCGGCGGCGCGCGGTACCCCGGCGTGCCGTACACCTTCTTCTCGCAGCGGCCCGGCTGCAGGGTCACGCTGTACCAGGACGCGCACACGCCCGACGCGTTCGCGCCCAGGATCCCGCTCGCCGGAGGCCGCCTCTACGAGCCGGGCAGGTGCTGGGAGGACGTGTTCGACGCCATCAGCAACGCGCGCCACCTCATCTACATCACCGGATGGTCGGTGTACACTGAGATCACGCTGTTGAGGGACGCCAACCGGCCGCGCCCCGGTGGCGACGCCACCCTCGGCGAGCTCCTGAAGCGCAAGGCGAGCGAAGGAGTGCGGGTGCTCATGCTGGTGTGGGACGACCGCACCTCCGTCGAGTCCCTCGGGATGAAGTGGGGGTTCATGAGCACGCACGACGCCGAGACGGCGGAGTACTTCCGCGGCAGCGACGTCCACTGCGTCCTCTGCCCCCGCAACCCCGACGCCGGCAGCAGCGCCGTCATGGGCGCGCAGATCGCCTACATGATCACGCACCACCAGAAGATCGTCGTGGTCGACCACGAAATGCCAAAGAGGCACAGTGACCGCCGCCGCATCCTCAGCTTCGTCGGCGGCCTCGACCTCTGCGATGGCCGCTATGACACGCAGTTTCACTCCCTGTTCCGGACTCTAGACACAGCGCACCACAAGGATTTCCACCAGCCCAACCTCGCTGGTGCGTCCATCAACAACGGTGGGCCGAGGGAGCCATGGCACGACATCCACTCCAAGATCGAAGGCCCAGCCGCATGGGACGTGCTCTACAACTTTGAACAGCGGTGGAGGAAGCAAGGGGGCAGCATTGATCTCCTCGTCGACCTCAAAGCTATGGCAGACCTGATCATACCGCCGTCGCCAGTGATGTTCCCGGAAGACCAGGAGACATGGAATGTGCAGCTATTCCGCTCCATTGATGGCGGTGCGTGCTATGGCTTCCCTAGTACCCCAGAGGCCGCAGCTCAATCTGGCCTTGTCAGTGGCAAGAATAATGTCCTTGACAGGAGCATCCAGGACGCCTATATACACGCCATACGCCATGCCAAACACTTCATCTACATCGAGAACCAGTACTTCCTTGGCAGCTCATTCGGGTGGAAAGCCGATGGCATAAAGCCAGAGGAGATTGAAGCACTGCATCTTATCCCAAGAGAACTCTCACTGAAGATTGTGAGCAAAATTGAAGCTGGTGAGCATTTTGCAGTCTATGTCGTCCTGCCAATGTGGCCAGAAGGCCCTCCTGCTGGTGGATCGGTTCAGGCCATACTGGACTGGCAGAGGAGGACTATGGACATGATGTACAATGACATTTCTGTTGCACTTGAGGCAAAGAGGATCGACAGGAACCCGAGGGATTACCTTACATTCTTCTGCTTGGGGAACAGGGAGGTGAAGATGAGTGGTGAGTATGAACCTTCAGGTCGTCCACTTGATGGGACAGACTATGCTCGGGCGCAGAATGCACGGCGCTTCATGATCTACGTTCACTCCAAGATGATGATAG TTGACGACGAATACATCATCGTTGGATCTGCGAACATCAACCAGCGCTCAATGGATGGGGGCAGGGACTCCGAGATTGCCATGGGCGCGTACCAGCCGTGCCACCTGAACACCAAAGGCCAGGTCGCCCGAGGTCAGGTCCACGGCTTCCGAATGTCGCTGTGGTATGAGCACCTCGGCATGTTACACGACGATTTCCTCAACCCCGGCAGCCTGGAGTGCATTCAGAGGGTGAACCAGATGGCTGACAAGTACTGGGACCTCTACGCTAGCGACAGCCTCGACGCCGACCTCCCTGGGCACCTGCTCAGGTACCCAGTCACGGTCACGAAGGAGGGCATGGTGACAGAGCTCCCGGGGGCGAAGTTCTTCCCCGACACGCAGGCGCTTGTGCTTGGGGCGCTATCGAAATTTCCTCCTTTTCTCACTACATAG